The Panicum virgatum strain AP13 chromosome 5K, P.virgatum_v5, whole genome shotgun sequence genome has a window encoding:
- the LOC120708033 gene encoding uncharacterized protein LOC120708033 isoform X1 translates to MRRKGSEVSPNKRYPLRSAHSSGRVLRSASTKDNKASSEPPNDSAAVQSAVRKRRNGSPSVSPNNSVRVLRSAAKNKDDACSEPLNDQTTAKPAANKRKNASPSQVGSITNTVRVLRSALKSKDEVCSGPITNRTAGEPAANKRKNVSPSKLRSPSNSVRVLRSALKYKETYTEPLNDSTGVEPAANRRKIASSSKAGSPNNTVRVLRSALKNKSEACSEPLNDSTVGQPTVKRRKTGSPLKVASPVSSARVLRSTSERKNEACSEPLNDSTTAQPAAGKRKGETLLNTDSPKVDVRVLRSASGKKNEACSEPVNDSTSAQKAVRKRKACRPLNDRSPKKEYVKVCQRVRYILNRMNYQQSFIQAYASEGWKGQSLEKIRPEKELERAKEEILQCKLKIREAFRNMDAILSEGKLEESLFDSAGEISSEDIFCAICGSKDVTLQNDIILCDGACDRGFHQNCLKPPLLTEDIPPGDEGWLCPACVCKADSIYALNELQGSKLSIHDSWEKVFPEAASLANGSKQVGSSDLPPDRIEDNDYKPALAEGHMNQYRSSAEDDDKGQILMSHISSPCLSILNLLKTECLFLPIFASTVDDLALPSEDSEDDDFDPAGPDSSEDQTNELNSEESDFTSDSDDFCAEIAKSCGQDEVSASQLLDVINYTDRMKTRAVDNHSNEETSNRTFADMELDQGMVLPILSRRKVERLDYKKLYDEAYGKESSGSSDDEEWSGKELLEGSGTDSHGERLHPAKRCSRRAPARQQNNEHAPQREWLHGSESVQQTEVLRSNSSGSTGRQFGPIVTQKLRVHFEQDPYPSRATKENLAQELGLTFNQVCRWFSSTRHYSRVASAKKEKHPDNHTSENNDSTNVDSMQTREPSAGVMEKLTMDSSVIVPEEPMVQNNLNQCNKKDMPLSGTEIEMDSYGQESSDSSDEEWSAFSTPRKARLQDKETASPAESLHPAKRCSRRAPARGQNNEHTPQSEHRHGSASEQQTDVLCSNSSGSKASKYHFGPIVNQKLKAHFEKDPYPSRSIKESLAQELGLTFNQVSKWFSAIRHYSRGAAAKNKKHPGSNTTENDNSTTFDGIQIRETLVEKPSADLNDMISEKLMVQINLNEGIEEEDIPPSQYTRCEERATMTPTTVSREVGPPGYGPGENFLQIGSRNTCEQNVITTPTPILRVDPPGYVRGENQGNDSPWNLSCEQSMFMSSATISREVGPPGYGPEQNQGNGVSWSMSCEQGVPMSSTAISREAGPPGYGSGENQGSGTSWNTSCEQGMFTSPAIISREVGSPGYGPGENQNNGTSWNMSNKNGVFMSPAAISREVGPPGFGPGENQGSGTSWNMRCEQRMYRTPTAISREVGPPGSGPGENQGNGGSWSISYEHGVFTSPTAISREVGPPGYGPGENQGNITSLTVSSEGGPPGYSIVENQGTGGSRNIDLQQRVVATPATIPKEVFPPGYGPGENQGSGASGSVRISGRSAEKVGFSDEARKKAIQRELRRRQKFR, encoded by the exons ATGAGACGGAAAGGCTCAGAAGTGTCACCGAATAAAAGGTATCCCTTGAGATCTGCACATAGTAGTGGCAGAGTTCTTCGCTCTGCTTCAACCAAGGATAATAAGGCAAGTAGTGAGCCTCCAAATGATAGTGCTGCAGTCCAATCAGCtgtgagaaaaagaagaaatggCAGTCCGTCGGTCAGTCCTAACAACAGTGTTAGGGTGCTTCGCTCGGCGGCAAAAAATAAGGATGATGCATGTAGCGAGCCTTTAAATGACCAGACCACTGCTAAGCCAGctgcaaataaaagaaaaaatgcCAGTCCCTCGCAGGTGGGAAGTATCACTAACACTGTCCGGGTTCTTCGCTCAGCGTTAAAAAGTAAGGACGAGGTATGTAGCGGGCCTATAACTAACAGGACTGCTGGTGAGCCAGctgcaaataaaagaaaaaatgtcAGTCCCTCGAAGCTGAGAAGTCCCAGCAACAGTGTCAGGGTGCTTCGATCTGCCTTAAAATATAAGGAGACATATACTGAGCCTTTAAATGATAGTACTGGTGTTGAACCAGCTGCAAATAGGAGGAAAATTGCCAGTTCCTCAAAGGCTGGAAGTCCCAATAACACTGTCAGAGTGCTTCGCTCTGCTTTAAAAAATAAGAGTGAGGCATGTAGTGAACCTCTAAATGATAGTACTGTTGGCCAACCAACtgtgaaaagaagaaaaactggTAGTCCCTTGAAGGTGGCAAGTCCAGTTAGCAGTGCCAGGGTGCTTCGCTCTACCTCAGAAAGGAAAAATGAGGCATGCAGTGAGCCTTTAAATGATAGTACTACTGCTCAACCTGCTgcagggaaaagaaaaggtgagACACTTTTAAACACAGATAGTCCGAAGGTTGATGTCAGGGTGCTTCGCTCAGCCTCAGGAAAGAAGAACGAGGCATGTAGTGAGCCTGTAAATGATAGTACCTCTGCCCAAAAAGCTGTGAGAAAAAGGAAAGCTTGCAGACCCTTGAACGATCGCAGTCCCAAGAAGGAGTATGTAAAAGTTTGTCAAAGAGTTAGATATATATTGAATCGAATGAACTATCAACAAAGCTTTATTCAGGCTTATGCAAGTGAAGGTTGGAAAGGTCAAAG TTTGGAAAAAATAAGACCTGAGAAGGAGCTTGAACGAGCCAAGGAAGAAATCCTACAGTGCAAGTTAAAAATACGGGAAGCTTTTCGGAATATGGACGCAATTTTATCTGAGGGGAAGCTTGAAGAGTCTTTATTTGATTCTGCAGGAGAAATTTCCAGTGAAGAT ATTTTTTGTGCCATATGTGGTTCAAAGGATGTTACTTTACAAAATGACATCATTCTTTGTGATGGAGCCTGCGACAGAGGGTTCCACCAGAACTGTTTGAAGCCTCCTTTGCTAACTGAAGATA TACCTCCGGGGGATGAAGGATGGCTGTGCCCTGCATGCGTGTGCAAAGCAGACTCTATATATGCACTAAATGAACTCCAAGGAAGCAAACTCTCTATTCATGACTCATGGGAG AAAGTTTTTCCTGAGGCTGCTTCACTTGCAAATGGTTCTAAACAAGTTGGTTCTTCCGATCTGCCACCGGATCGTATAGAGGACAATGATTACAAACCTGCATTGGCTGAAGGGCACATGAATCAATACAGGTCTTCTGCAGAGGATGATGACAAAGGTCAGATTCTGATGTCTCATATTTCATCACCTTGTTTGAGCATTCTTAACCTTTTAAAAACAGAATGTCTGTTTCTTCCAATATTTGCAAGTACAGTGGATGACCTTGCCTTGCCTTCGGAGGATTCAGAGGATGATGACTTTGATCCAGCAGGTCCAGATTCTAGCGAAGACCAAACAAATGAATTGAACTCAGAAGAATCAGATTTCACATCCGACTCTGATGATTTTTGTGCTGAGATTGCTAAATCTTGCGGCCAGGATGAAGTCTCGGCATCTCAATTATTAGATGTGATAAACTATACTGATAGAATGAAAACCAGGGCTGTTGATAACCACTCAAATGAAGAAACCTCCAATCGTACATTTGCAGACATGGAGCTTGATCAAGGCATGGTGCTACCAATTTTGAGTAGGCGGAAGGTTGAACGGTTGGATTACAAAAAACTATATGAT GAGGCATATGGAAAAGAATCATCTGGatcaagtgatgatgaagagTGGTCTGGGAAAGAACTATTAGAAGGCAGTGGAACAGATTCACATGGTGAGCGACTTCATCCTGCGAAACGATGCTCTAGAAGAGCACCAGCTCGGCAACAGAATAATGAACATGCCCCACAGAGGGAGTGGCTTCATGGTTCTGAAAGTGTGCAGCAAACTGAAGTTCTTCGGTCCAATAGCAGCGGTAGCACAGGACGGCAGTTTGGTCCTATAGTTACCCAG AAATTGAGGGTGCATTTTGAGCAAGATCCATATCCTAGTCGCGCAACGAAAGAAAATCTGGCACAAGAATTAGGATTGACATTCAATCAG GTCTGCAGATGGTTCTCTAGTACTCGTCATTATTCAAGGGTTGCTTctgccaaaaaagaaaaacatcctGACAACCATACTAGTGAGAATAATGATAGCACAAATGTGGATAGCATGCAAACGAGAGAACCCAGTGCTGGAGTAATGGAAAAGTTGACTATGGACAGTAGTGTCATTGTTCCTGAGGAACCGATGGTGCAGAATAATCTTAACCAATGTAACAAAAAAGATATGCCACTTTCTGGAACAGAAATTGAGATG GACTCATATGGACAAGAATCATCTGACTCGAGTGATGAAGAGTGGTCTGCATTTAGCACACCACGGAAAGCAAGATTGCAAGACAAGGAAACAGCATCACCTGCTGAGTCACTTCATCCTGCAAAACGGTGTTCTAGAAGAGCACCAGCTAGGGGGCAGAATAATGAACATACTCCTCAGAGCGAGCACCGGCATGGTTCTGCAAGTGAGCAGCAAACCGATGTTCTTTGCTCCAATAGCAGTGGTAGCAAAGCCTCCAAATATCATTTTGGCCCTATAGTTAATCAG AAGCTGAAGGCACATTTTGAAAAAGATCCATATCCTAGTCGTTCAATAAAAGAGAGTCTGGCACAAGAGCTAGGTCTGACGTTTAATCAG GTCAGTAAATGGTTTTCTGCTATCCGTCATTATTCAAGAGGTGCTGCTGCCAAGAACAAAAAACATCCGGGGAGCAATACTACCGAGAATGATAATAGCACAACTTTTGATGGCATACAAATAAGAGAAACGTTGGTGGAAAAACCATCTGCAGATTTAAATGACATGATTTCTGAAAAATTGATGGTCCAAATTAATCTCAATGAAGGTATCGAAGAAGAAGATATACCACCCAGTCAATATACCAGGTGTGAAGAGAGAGCGACTATGACTCCCACTACCGTCTCAAGGGAAGTTGGCCCGCCGGGATATGGGCCTGGAGAAAACTTTCTTCAGATCGGTTCAAGGAATACTTGTGAGCAGAATGTGATAACGACTCCTACTCCAATCTTAAGAGTTGATCCACCAGGATATGTGCGTGGAGAAAACCAGGGCAATGACTCTCCATGGAATTTGAGTTGCGAGCAAAGTATGTTTATGAGTTCTGCAACCATCTCAAGAGAAGTTGGTCCTCCAGGATATGGACCTGAGCAAAACCAAGGCAATGGTGTTTCGTGGAGTATGAGCTGCGAGCAAGGAGTGCCAATGAGTTCTACAGCCATCTcaagagaagctggtccaccaGGATATGGCTCTGGAGAAAACCAGGGCAGTGGCACTTCATGGAATACAAGCTGTGAGCAGGGAATGTTTACTAGTCCTGCGATCATCTCAAGAGAAGTCGGTTCGCCAGGATATGGGCCTGGAGAAAACCAGAACAATGGCACTTCATGGAATATGAGCAACAAAAATGGAGTGTTCATGAGTCCTGCGGCCATCTCAAGAGAAGTCGGTCCTCCAGGATTTGGGCCTGGAGAAAACCAGGGCAGTGGCACTTCATGGAATATGAGATGCGAGCAGAGAATGTATAGGACCCCTACAGCCATCTCAAGAGAAGTCGGACCACCAGGATCTGGGCCTGGAGAAAATCAAGGCAATGGTGGTTCTTGGAGTATAAGTTACGAGCATGGAGTGTTTACGAGCCCTACGGCCATCTCAAGAGAAGTCGGTCCTCCAGGATATGGGCCTGGAGAAAATCAGGGCAATATTACTTCGTTGACTGTCTCGAGTGAAGGTGGCCCGCCAGGGTATAGCATCGTAGAAAACCAGGGAACCGGTGGTTCAAGGAATATAGACTTGCAGCAGAGAGTGGTTGCGACTCCTGCCACCATCCCAAAAGAAGTCTTTCCACCAGGATACGGGCCTGGAGAAAACCAGGGCAGTGGCGCTTCAGGGAGTGTCAGAATTTCTGGTAGGTCTGCAGAGAAGGTCGGATTTTCAGATGAGGCTCGGAAGAAGGCCATACAACGGGAGCTGAGGCGGCGGCAGAAGTTCAGGTGA